CCTCGGTGCCGCGCCGAGGAGATGGAGGAAGCGTTCGCTTTTCTCGCCGCGGCACGGCGCCCCCTGTTTCTTGTGGGAGGCGGTGTTCGTTCCGGGGGTGCCTGCGAAGAACTCGAGACATTGGTGAACCACACACGTGTTCCCGTGGTGACGAGTCTTCTCGGAAGAGACGCCTTCCCCTCGAACCACGAGGCGTTCTTCGGCATGATCGGTGTCTACGGCAACCGTTACGCCAATCTCGCCGCGGCGAACTGTGACACCCTCTTCGTCCTCGGATCCCGCCTGGACACCAGGCAGACGGGGACACTTCCCGAGACATTCGCCCGTGGTGCGCGTATCGTTCACGTGGACATCGATCCGGCTGAGCTGGCGCACGCGAGAGAAAGGGTTTTTCGGGGAAGGGAGGACAAGGCCCTTTCCCTTCACTGCCATGTTCGCCACTTCTTACGGCTCTTTCTCGAACACCTCCGGAATGCGGAGGCGGGGGGCACTCTGAAAGACTTTGCTTCCGAACGGACCGATTGGCTGAAGACGTTGCAAGGGTACAGAGCGCTGTTTCCCTCCGGCCATATGCCGGAGACATTCGCCGGCGGAGGACAGCGCCGCCCTGACGACGAGGAAGGGGGGGGACCCCTTTTCTCCCTTCCGTTCGCGGATTTCTTCGTGGAGCGTCTTTCCGGGCATTGTCCGGATGACGCCGTCGTCTGCGTGGATGTGGGGCAACATCAGATGTGGGCAGGACAGTCCTTTTCCATTCGCAGGGGGCAGCGCCTGCTTTTTTCCGGAGGCATGGGGGCGATGGGATTCGCGCTTCCCGCCGGAATCGGAGCCGCCTTTGCCGCGAAGACATCCCGGGTCATCGTTCTTGTCGGGGACGGAGGACTCCAGGTAAACATCCAGGAGCTGGATATTCTGGCATATCATCGTTTACCCGTAACCGTGGTGGTGCTGGACAACGGATGTCTCGGAATGGTGCGCCAGTTCCAGGATCTTTATTTCGGAGGGCGAAGGCAATCCACCGTGATCGGCTACAGTCGGCCCGATTTTGTGCGGATCGCCGAGGCCTATGGAATACCGGCCTGGCGTGTGCGCGCGAGAGAGGAAACGGAAGAGGGCCTTCGCCGGGCCATGTCCGTTCGGGGGCCGTCACTGCTTCATGTGGAACTTCCTCTGGAGACGGTGGTGCAGCCGAAGCTTGTGGTGAACCACCCGGTGGAGGACATGTCTCCCTCGCTGGATCCCGCCTTTCTTCGGTCCCTGTTGTTGGTGGAGCCCCTGGAGGACGGCGAGCGATCCTGAGTTTTCTCCGAAGCTCAGCCTGGTGCCGGCACAGGGAAAACGTTCCGAAAAGGTGTGCGGCACAAAAGGTGAAGAAGCGTCTTTGAACCGCTTCATGTCGAACGCAGGTGTTGCTCTCGGGAGAGTCCCTGTTGGTCGGGGCGGTCTCCCGGGGAGGCAGATGAACGTCTCTTTATTCATTTATTTATTCATTCGGAAAGAACCCACCGAAGGAGGTCGAGCGCGGTGTCGCGAGCGTTGATCACGGGCATCACCGGTCAGGACGGATCCTATCTGGCCGAACTGCTTTTGCACCGGGGATACGAAGTGCACGGTCTGATTCGGCGGGCCAGCACGTTCAACACCCAGCGATTGGAGCATATCTACCAGGACCCCCACGTGGAGGATACCAGGCTTTTTCTGCATTATGGCGACCTCGCCGACGCGGGGCGGCTCACGAATCTCGTTTACGAGATTCAACCGGACGAAATCTACAATCTCGGCGCCCAGAGTCACGTGCGGGTCAGTTTCGACATGCCCGAATACACCGGGGACGTGACCGGCCTCGGCGTGGCCCGTCTTTTGGAGGCGGTGCGGCGCAGCGGAATCAAGACCCGTTACTATCAGGCGTCGAGCTCCGAGCTTTTCGGCGCGGCCCCGCCTCCCCAGAGCGAGTCCACCCCGTTCATGCCCCAGAGCCCCTATGCCGCGGCCAAGCTCTATGCCTACTGGATGACCACCAATTACAGAAACGCCTATAACCTCTTCGCCGTGAACGGAATTCTCTTCAACCACGAGTCACCCCGGCGGGGAGAGACCTTCGTGACCCGCAAGATCACCCGTGCGGTGGCACGCATCCGGAAAGGGCTCCAGAAAAAACTCTATCTGGGCAATCTCGAGGCTCGCCGCGACTGGGGCTTCGCCCCGGAATACGTGGAGTGCATGACCCTTCTGTTGCAGCACGACACTCCCGAGGACGTGGTCATCGGGACCGGGGAGAGCCGTTCCGTGCGGGAATTCGTGGAAGAGTCCTTCAGTTACGCCGGGCTCGACTGGCGGGAGCACGTGGAGATCGACCCCCGTTACTTCCGTCCCACCGAAGTGGACCACCTCCTTGCCGACGCCTCGAAGGCACGAAGGCTTCTCGGCTGGGAGCCCCGGGTGACTTTCCGGGAACTGGTGCGGATCATGGTGGACTGCGATCTGGCAGCCCTGGGAGAGACGCCTCCGGGAGCGGGCGTGCACGCGCTTCGGAAGAAAGGATTCGGCTGGACGGCGAACCGGATCACACCGGGCTAGGGCGCCCCGGTGTCCGGCACTGCGCAGCGCGAAAAGGGGACGGAATAAACACAGCATGAACGTGGTGGTGACATGGTGGTGACATGAAGGAGAGGACCGAAATGCCTTATCCACGGAGCGGACGCCTCGAAGGAAAGATCTATATCGCGGGGCATCGCGGCCTTGTGGGGAGCGCGCTGATGCGCTGTCTTGCCGCGAAAGGATACGAGAAGATCCTCGCCCGTTCGAGCCGGGAGTTGGATTTGCGCAGCGAGGAGGCGACATTCCGTTTCTTCCGCCGGGAACGGCCTGACTACGTCTTCCTCGCCGCCGCCAAGGTGGGGGGGATCGGGGCGAACAGCGCCTTTCCGGCGGATTTTCTCGCGGACAATTTGCGCATTCAGACCAACGTGCTCCTCGCCGCCCGCGAGACGGGGTGCCGCAAACTGCTCTTTCTGGGAAGTTCCTGCATCTATCCGAGGATGGCCCCCCAGCCGATTCCGGAGGAAGCCCTCCTCACGGGGCCCCTGGAGGAGACGAACGAGCCCTACGCGATCGCCAAGATCGCCGGCATCGTTCTCGCCCGCTCGCTCCGGAGACAGTACGGCATGAACTGTATCGCCGTCATGCCCACCAACCTCTACGGCCCGGAGGACAATTTCGATTTCGAGACCTCCCATGTCCTTCCGGCGCTGCTGCGACGATTCGTCGAGGCGAAGGAGCGTGGCATGCCCTCGGTGACGCTCTGGGGAACGGGAACGGCGCGGCGGGAGTTCCTCCACGTGGACGATCTCGCCGAAGCGTGCTGTTTTCTCATGGAAAACTACAATAGGGAAGATCTCGTGAACATCGGCACGGGAGAGGATCTTTCCATTCGGGAACTCGCGGAGCTGATCCGACGCATCGTGGGGTACGCAGGCGAGATCCGGTGGGATGCCTCGCGCCCGGACGGAACGCCCCGAAAGCTCCTCGACGTGTCCCGTATCCGCGCCCTCGGATGGCGCCACCGCATTTCCCTCGAAGAGGGGATCCGCACCACCTTGGCGTGGTATCTCGCGTCCAGGAACTCCGCCCAGGCCGGTGAACGGTGATGCGGGAATCGACGAACCCGAACCTTCTGGGTATCTTTGAGGCGAGCGTGCGGACATGACCGGAGGCGAGACGGTCCTTCTCACGGCATGCATCGCTCCCGGATCGGAGGTACCCTACCTCGCCCTTCGCGACGTCGGAGAGCGCCTGGCGGATTATATGGAATCTCTCGTGCGTTGGCTTCGAACTCCTGCCGTTTCAGCAGTGGTCTTCTGCGACAACAGCGGATATTCTTTTGAAAGCGAATCCTTCGCGGCTCTCGCTCGAGCGCTGGGAAAAGAGCTGGAGGTGTTATGCTTTTCTGGAAACGACGGCGCGGAGCGCTACGGCAAAGGATACGGCGAGGGACGTCTCTGTGATTACGCCTTCTCGAAAAGCCATTTGTTGCGGCAGGCCACCTCGTTTTATAAAGTAACGGGGCGGCTTTACGTGACGAATTTCGATCGTATCGCTCTCCGGCATTCCCGGGATGAAAGCGTCTTCGCCCTCACGAGTTCCCGCGTTTCCTACGCGGTGAAACGTTTTCGAGGGAAACCGGAACCTCGCGGAGTTGACACGCGCCTGTTCAAGATCAGCGCGGACCTGTACCGGCGTCGTCTTTTCGGATGCTACGAAGAAGTGGACGATTGTGCCGGACGAGTTCTGGAGCACGTCGTTCACGATCGTCTCGTCTCGGAGGCGGTAGCACCGTTTCTCGAATGTCCTCGTTATGCCGGACGGTCCGGCACGACGGGAAAGCCCTTCTCCGGAAGATGGGTCGATCATGTGTTACGGGATCTTTGGTTTCGCCTAGGACTTCACGCGGTGCGGAACCCGGAAGGCAGGGAGTGATATGAAGGGACTTGTCCTCGCCGGAGGAAAGGGAACGCGCTTGCGGCCGGTCACCTATTCTCTGGCCAAGCAGCTCGTCCCAGTGGCGAATCGACCTATTCTCCACTACGTGGTGGAGAACCTCATCGCTGCGGGAATCGCGCAAATTGGCGTTGTCATCTCTCCCGAGACGGGAGAGACGATCCGCAAAAGCCTTGAAGAAGGTCACTTTGATGCGGAGTTTACCTTTATCCTTCAGGAAGAGCCCAAAGGGCTTGCCCATGCCGTGAGGACGGCGAGAACGTTTCTTGAGGACGGCCCATTTGTCATGTATCTGGGGGACAATCTCATCGGTTCAGGTATCGGAGATCTTGTGGAACGCTTTCGACAAAGAGAAGACGAAGCGCTCATCCTCCTCAAGGAGGTCGAGAATCCGCGCATGTTCGGGGTGGTTGTCACGGACCGGGAGGGAAATGCCCGGCGTCTCGTGGAAAAGCCTTCCGTTCCTCCCTCGAACCTGGCGCTTGTCGGCGTGTACCTCTTCGGACGGCGGATCTTCGATGCCATAGATTCCCTCGCTCCCTCCGCACGGGGAGAGTACGAGATCACCGACGCCATTCAGACCCTCGTGGATTGGGGGATCCCGGTGCGAACCGCCAGATTGGAGACATGGTGGCTCGACACGGGGAAAAAGGACGATCTCCTCGAGGCAAATCGAATTGTGCTTGACGAATGGACGAGACCGGATGTACGAGGTACCGTTCTGGACAGTTCCATCGTGGGACGGGTGCGGATCGGGGAAGGCGCGCTGGTGGAGCGCAGCGTCGTGCGCGGTCCCGCCGTGATCGGCGAAGGCGCCGTGGTGCGGGATGCGCGGATTGGTCCCTTTACGAGTATCGGCCGGGGGTGTTGCATCGAGGGTTCCACGGTGGACTATTCGGTGATCATGGAAAATGCAAGGATCTGTGGCGTGGAGCGATTGGACGCGTCTCTCGTGGGATGTCGCTCTCGCATTGTGCGGCGCGCACGGCGGGATATGTCCATGAGTCTCTGTGTTGGAGACGACGCGGAAATAGAAGTGTAGACGATGCGGATGCGGACACATTGTGGTCGTGAAGGAGGAATCGTGGCGTGATGAACGTACTTGTCACCGGCGGCGGAGGGTATATCGGTTCCGTTCTGGTGCGCCGGTTGGTTCGCGAGGGATATGGCGTTCGTGTGCTGGACCGCTTCTTCTTCGGAGAGGACTCTCTACGGGATGTTTCGGGAGACGTGGAGATCGTCCGGGGAGACGTTAGGGACGTCACTCCGGAGATCTTTCGGGATATTTCCGCCGTTTTCGATCTCGCGGCTCTCTCCAACGACCCCTCGGGAGAACTTGATCCGGCGAAGACCCTGGACATCAACTACCTTGGGAGAGCCAGAATCGCTCGCCTCGCCCGGCATGCGGGCGTTGCCCGTTATGTTCTCGCAAGCTCCTGCAGTATCTACGGCTTTCAGACAGGACTTCTCACGGAGGAGTCGCCCGTTAACCCACTCACCACCTATGCCGAGGCGAATCACCTGGCTGAACAGGCGGTATTGCCCCTTTCATGCGACTCCTTCTGTGTGACTGCCCTGAGGCAGGCCACGGTGTACGGGTTGTCCCCCCGCATGCGATTCGACCTGGCGGTGAACGGCATGACCCTTGGACTTTGGAGAAACGGCAAGATCAACGTCCTTCGGGACGGAAGCCAATGGCGTCCCTTCGTGCATGTGGAGGATGCGGCCCGGGCGTTTCTTCTCGTGCTGAAATCCTCAGTGGAGGCTGTGGGCGGTCAGGTTTTCAACGTCGGTTCGGACGAACAGAACATCCGTATTCTGGATCTCGCAAAACAGGTCGCGGCGGCGTGCGGGCGGGAATTTGCGATGGAGTGGTACGGAGATCCGGATCACCGTTCCTACACGGTCTCCTTCGGAAAAATCCGGGAGCATCTCGGCTACGGAGTGGAACATACCTTTGCCGATGGAGCCGGAGAAATCTTCACCGCCCTCGAGGAAGGGGTGCTTGACACGGGAGAGCGAACAAAAACCGTGGTTTGGTACAAAAAGCTTCTCGAGGCCAAATCACTTGTGGACGCCGTGTCCCACCGGGGGGAGATTCTGTGAAAGTCGCCGTGGTCGGGGCATCCGGACAGGTGGGGAGCCTGCTCTGCCGGGTTCTCGACGAAGATTCCGCGTTTTCCTGCGTGCCTCTCAACCATGCCGCCGCGGATGTGACTGATCTGGAGGGATTGCGGCAGCTGTTCCGAGAGCTTCGCCCCTCCGCGGTGTGCAGCACCGCCGCCTTTCATAACGTCGAGGAGTGTGAAAAAGATCCCGACGCGGCCTTTCGGGTCAATGCTCTTGGAGCGAGGAATCTCGCTCTTGCCTGTCGTGATGTAGGGGCTTCACTGCTCTGGTTTTCCACCGATTACGTATTCGGCGGGGACAAGGCGGACCGGACGCGCGGCTACACCGAGTTCGATCCGGTGGGGCCTGGCAATGCATATGCCCGAAGCAAGCTCGCGGGGGAACAGTACATCCGTTCAATTTGGCCGGAGCACTTCATTGTTCGCACAGCCTGGCTTTTCGGCGCGTCGGGCAGCCGCTCGAAGGGCGGCAATTTTGTGACCACCATGCTGCGGCTCGGAAAGGAGCGGCGGCATCTCCGGGTCATCGACGATCAAGTCGGCAGTCCCACGAGCACGAGATTTCTCGCTCTCCAGGTTCTGGCCCTGTTGCGGACGGAGCGATTCGGAACCGTTCATGCCGTGTGTACCGGTTCCGCAAGCTGGTATGACCTTGCCCGGGAAATCTTCCGTCTCGCCCGGATGGACGTGGCCGTGTTTCCCGTGTCGACCGAAGAATACGGCCAGACTGTCCCTCGCCCCCGGTTTTCCGTGCTGGAAAACTATGTGCTCTCTCTGGAGGGAATGAACCGCATGCCTCCCTGGCAAGAAGCCCTTGAGCGGTATGTTCGGGAGGTTCTTGGCTGAGAGCACGCTCTTTCGAAGTCAGGAGTGTGGTGACAATGGGAAAATTCGCGCGAACGGAAACCGGTGTAGAGGGTCTTGTGCTTCTCGAGACAACGCTCTTCGGAGACGAACGGGGTTTCTTCATGGAGACCTACAACGAAAGAGCGTTTGCGGAACTCGGTATTGCCGCGATCTTCGTGCAGGACAATCATTCCCGTTCCGCCCGGGGCGTGTTGCGGGGACTGCATTTTCAAAAGAAACATCCTCAGGGGAAACTGGTGCGGGTTGTTCGGGGAAGTGTCTACGACGTGGCGGTGGATCTTCGCAGGTCCTCCGCGACCTTCGGAAAATGGTTCGGCGCGGTGCTCAGCGAGGAGAACCGCCTGCAACTCTATATTCCCGAGGGATTTGCCCACGGATTTCTGACCCTTGAGGACGGGACGGAGTTCCTGTACAAGTGTACGGATTTCTATCACCCTGAGGACGAGGGTGGAATCTGCTGGAACGATCCGACCCTTGCCATTTCATGGCCCCTTCCGGAAGGCGCGGAGCCGCTTCTTTCTCCGAAGGATCGGACGTGGCCGCTGTTTCAGGAGGCATTCTCCTTTTCGTGACATCCTCGAGAACGCACGTGATCGTTTCGTGAGGATGTTGCGGCTTTCGGCCGTGCGGAGTGCACTTGCGGAAGAAAGAAGAAATTTTTCGAATGAAACGTTTCAGCGAGTACAGTGCTCTGATGGCAATGTGCGACAGGTTGGAAAGGGACGTGTCAAGGGCGATATTCTCAACTGCCTCGTGTGAGAGGGTCTTCCCGTGAGAGCCTCGATGCCGCCGTGGAAGTGGCCGGAACAGGCCTTGGCGGGATTTGTGACCGATGCCGGAGCAAGAGCCCTTGCAGGCACAGCTTGTCGAGAGAGAAATAGGTCTTGAGACCTATTGCGGCTCCGCACTTTCCCGTATATGATTTCTACGGAACAAGGGAAGGATTTCCCAAGGCTCTTTGACAATGCTTCCACTCGCTTGCGGTGACTCCCGATGGCAGGAAAGGAGGTGCGACAACCCCAGCCACTACGGACGAGCAGGCATAGGAAGACGGACCGGAAACGCACGAACTCGAGAGGACCGAGGAGGAAGGAAACGTGGAGACTTCATCCGAACCCCTCCGGGAATGGCGCGGAAGGCCGTACATATACCAAAAAGGGGTTGTTTTACACATGAGAAAGGTTATGGCAGTTCTGGCGGTCGTGGCCCTCGTGGCCTTCGCCGCTCCCGCGCTCGCAGCCAATCCGTTCATGGATGTTCCCATGAACCACTGGGCCTATGACGCGATCGGACAGCTCGCCGCTTCCGGTATCGTCAACGGCTATCCCGACGGCACCTTCAAGGGCAACCAGCCCATGACCCGTTACGAGATGGCCACCCTTGTCGCCAGGGCACTCGCCGTGGTCGACATGAACAAGGCCAGCAAGCAGGACGTGGAGATGCTGAAGAAGCTCGTCGTCGAGTTCAAGGACGAGCTGGATGCTCTCGGCGTGAAGGTCGACCAGATCGACAAGCGGGTCGCCGTTCTCGAGGAGAACATCGGCGGATGGAAAATCTGGGGTCAGTTCCGCTTCGATGCGAAGTTCGCCGGCGAGAGAGACCTCTATGGCGACGAGTACAATCTGCGGGGGAAGAACGAGTTCGATCTCAATCGCTATCGCCTGTGGCTGAGGAAGACCATCGACGAGAACACCAGTCTGACCATTCGGTTGGGTCGCTCCGGCACCACGCTGCAGCCTGGTGTGCGGTGGGAGCGTTTCTATGTGGAAACCATGCTTCCCTGGGATGTGAAGATGACGGTCGGCCAGTGGCTCTATGACTGGGAAGACGAGTCTGGTCTTTACATCGACGAAGATGCGTGGTTCACCGATGCGATTGTGAAGGGTTTCTACTTCACCAAGACTCTCGGCATGGCTGATCTCGCGTTCTTCGTCGGCCATGAAGAGCGGGATGCTACGGTCAATGGAGAGGCTGTCCCCGGTGGTAACGATCGCTTTGTCGGCGGTGTGCGGGCCAACTTCAACTTCAACGAGAATTTCCGTTTTGCCATCAACGGCTTGGCGTTCCTGCTCGACGACGACGATGCCGCAATCGCGACCGATTTCGACAAGAAGGTCTACTGGGCCGACTTCGGCGTCAACTTCACCCCTTCCATCGCCTTCAAGGGTGCATACTTCATAGAAGATCTCGATCGCCCCATGGTTGGCTCGGTGGAGGATTCTCCCAATGCGTGGAAGGCCATCATCGACGTGAAGCAGGAGGCCTTCGGGTTCACCAGCCTGTGGTTGGAATATGCCAAGTTGGGTGAGGGTTTCTGGTTCTACAACAACAACAATGGTTATGACGCGTTTGCATGGGATGCCTTTGGTGCCAGTAACCTTATCAACCGGAATATCAATCAGGACACGACAGTGCTTTTCGCGTCCCTGAGCCAGAAGTGGAACGACAAGTGGACCACGTTCCAGCGGTATTTCGTCGCCGATTTCGACACCGCGGGTCTTGATGACACCACCAACTGGACCTTTGGTGTGAAGTACCAGTACACCCCGGCCATGAGCTTCGAACTCGCGTACGACAACGTTGATTGGGGCGACAACAACGCGGCTGGTTATCGCTCCGGCGACGATCATCTCATTCGTTTGCGTACTCTCGTCAACTTCTAAGCTCGGGTAAGAAGTCTCGTTTTTCAGAAAAAAAGAGAGAGGGGCGACAAGTGCCTCTCTCTCTTTTTTTGTCGTTTGTACACGCGACAGGCTTGTCTCTCCGCGGTAGGTTGGGGAAAAACGGGCACGATCAGAGGAGAGCGTCGCAGTCCATGTCGTCCATATCGATGGAGGTGTCGAAAACCGGCGGTTGAGCGGAGTACGAAAGGATCGAGCGGTTTTGTCTCTCCGGAAAACAAGCTATAATGAAAGCGTGGGTGGTTGTTGTCATACCCCTTGGGCAGAGTTGGCTGCCTGTCATGGTGGAAGAGGAGGCGTGGACGTGGGAGGAACAATGAGGAGAGTGTCTTGTGTGATTGCTTTTTTTGTGCTGGGCTTTGTTCTGCTGGGCACGGAAAAGGCTTCTTGGGCGAAATCCAATCTTGAAACCATAACACAACGGTGGAGTAGGACGCAAACGTTCAAGGACGATTTGGGAGCAACGTTGGATATTACGGTAACCTATTATTCTGCGGAGTATATCGGTGCGGTTGTCCAGCAGGAAGCGGAAAAAAACCTTTGGACCAGCGATGAGATGGAGAACTACAAGTATAATTTGTTGAAAAACTTGCGACTGGACGAAGCGATTCCTATCCAGATCGCATTCAATAACAATGGTCCGACGATGCACATGGCTCCTTTCGACGGAATGGTCACTTTGCGTATTGGCAACAAGGTCTATAAACCCATAGACTATGACAAGAGATTTAATTTTAGACTTCAGGGGAAAATCGATGGTTTGGTTTATTTCCCCAGGTATGATGAAAAAACGGGAAAGCCTCTGCTGGATGGTGTCAATACTGTCCAGCTTGAACTCAGTTCTGGAATAAGTTCGACTACGGAAGGGCGGCGGGTTCAATTTCTTTGGGATGTGGGCCGGGACGATCCGGAAAAGATTTATGGAGGCAAGGCCGCGACCCAGCTCGAGATCGACCGTCTGCTCAAGCGAACCGAACGCCTCACTGCGGAAAAAGTGGACCTGGAGGGCAAGCTCAAGGCCATTTACGAGGAGTTGCTCACGATCCAGAAACGCATTGACGAACTGCAGAAACAGCAATAGGCTTCTCTCCCGGCATTTTCCTCCGAGGCGAGGCGCTTGCCCCGCCGTGGGGAGGGGTGATGTCCTTTCCTCGATGTCACTGAAAAAGGGCCTTGGATCTGCTGTTTTTCTTGAGCACCGCCGTTCCGCCGCCGAAGTTTGTTTTTCGGCGGCGGAACGGCGGTGCTTTTTTTCAGGTTTCCGCTCTGCGGGAGAGTTGTCACCGCAGGACGTGAAGAGAATTCCTCGGCATCCCGCGTTTACAAAACCCGGTTCCCGTGGTATGCATGGAAACAGAGAAGCGCCGTTGGCGATCGTTTCACCGAAGCGCTGACGCATTGACTGAATCCAGAGAAGATTTCCGCGAGGAGAGGATATCCATGAAGCGACTTGCCGTGCTCACAAGTGGTGGCGATTCTCCGGGCATGAACGCCGCGATTCGTGCCGTGACAAGGGCCGCGATCTACCGGAATCTCGATGTCATCGGTGTCCGCCGCGGTTATGAAGGGCTCCTCGACGGCGATGTGATTCCCCTCACCAAGAGTTCCGTCGGTGGGATCATCCATCGGGGGGGGACGATCCTTCGCACGGCGAGATCCGAGCGGTTCAAGCGCCCCGAGGGGGTCAACGAGGGGCTTTCCCGCCTCCGCTCCCTCGATGTGGACGGTCTCGTGGTCATCGGCGGGGACGGATCCTTTCGCGGTGCGCAGGAACTGCACCTGAGGGGGTTTCCTGTGGTGGGCATCCCCGGCACCATCGACAACGATCTCTGGGGGACGGATGCCACCATCGGCTTCGACACGGCGGTGAACACCGCCCTTGACGCGGTGGTGAAGCTGCGGGACACCGCAAGCAGCCACGACCGCCTCTTTGTCGTGGAGGTCATGGGGCGCCATTCCGGGTGGATCGCGCTCTCCGTCGGCGTGGCGAGCGGCGCGGAACACGTGGTGATTCCCGAGGTCTCCTTCGAGTTGGGACGGCTCTGCGACAAGCTCCACTATGCGAAGAAGCGGGGCAAGACGCACTCTCTCATCGTGCTCGCCGAAGG
Above is a genomic segment from Aminiphilus circumscriptus DSM 16581 containing:
- the rfbC gene encoding dTDP-4-dehydrorhamnose 3,5-epimerase; amino-acid sequence: MGKFARTETGVEGLVLLETTLFGDERGFFMETYNERAFAELGIAAIFVQDNHSRSARGVLRGLHFQKKHPQGKLVRVVRGSVYDVAVDLRRSSATFGKWFGAVLSEENRLQLYIPEGFAHGFLTLEDGTEFLYKCTDFYHPEDEGGICWNDPTLAISWPLPEGAEPLLSPKDRTWPLFQEAFSFS
- the rfbD gene encoding dTDP-4-dehydrorhamnose reductase, whose protein sequence is MKVAVVGASGQVGSLLCRVLDEDSAFSCVPLNHAAADVTDLEGLRQLFRELRPSAVCSTAAFHNVEECEKDPDAAFRVNALGARNLALACRDVGASLLWFSTDYVFGGDKADRTRGYTEFDPVGPGNAYARSKLAGEQYIRSIWPEHFIVRTAWLFGASGSRSKGGNFVTTMLRLGKERRHLRVIDDQVGSPTSTRFLALQVLALLRTERFGTVHAVCTGSASWYDLAREIFRLARMDVAVFPVSTEEYGQTVPRPRFSVLENYVLSLEGMNRMPPWQEALERYVREVLG
- a CDS encoding NAD-dependent epimerase/dehydratase family protein: MNVLVTGGGGYIGSVLVRRLVREGYGVRVLDRFFFGEDSLRDVSGDVEIVRGDVRDVTPEIFRDISAVFDLAALSNDPSGELDPAKTLDINYLGRARIARLARHAGVARYVLASSCSIYGFQTGLLTEESPVNPLTTYAEANHLAEQAVLPLSCDSFCVTALRQATVYGLSPRMRFDLAVNGMTLGLWRNGKINVLRDGSQWRPFVHVEDAARAFLLVLKSSVEAVGGQVFNVGSDEQNIRILDLAKQVAAACGREFAMEWYGDPDHRSYTVSFGKIREHLGYGVEHTFADGAGEIFTALEEGVLDTGERTKTVVWYKKLLEAKSLVDAVSHRGEIL
- a CDS encoding S-layer homology domain-containing protein translates to MRKVMAVLAVVALVAFAAPALAANPFMDVPMNHWAYDAIGQLAASGIVNGYPDGTFKGNQPMTRYEMATLVARALAVVDMNKASKQDVEMLKKLVVEFKDELDALGVKVDQIDKRVAVLEENIGGWKIWGQFRFDAKFAGERDLYGDEYNLRGKNEFDLNRYRLWLRKTIDENTSLTIRLGRSGTTLQPGVRWERFYVETMLPWDVKMTVGQWLYDWEDESGLYIDEDAWFTDAIVKGFYFTKTLGMADLAFFVGHEERDATVNGEAVPGGNDRFVGGVRANFNFNENFRFAINGLAFLLDDDDAAIATDFDKKVYWADFGVNFTPSIAFKGAYFIEDLDRPMVGSVEDSPNAWKAIIDVKQEAFGFTSLWLEYAKLGEGFWFYNNNNGYDAFAWDAFGASNLINRNINQDTTVLFASLSQKWNDKWTTFQRYFVADFDTAGLDDTTNWTFGVKYQYTPAMSFELAYDNVDWGDNNAAGYRSGDDHLIRLRTLVNF
- the gmd gene encoding GDP-mannose 4,6-dehydratase; this translates as MSRALITGITGQDGSYLAELLLHRGYEVHGLIRRASTFNTQRLEHIYQDPHVEDTRLFLHYGDLADAGRLTNLVYEIQPDEIYNLGAQSHVRVSFDMPEYTGDVTGLGVARLLEAVRRSGIKTRYYQASSSELFGAAPPPQSESTPFMPQSPYAAAKLYAYWMTTNYRNAYNLFAVNGILFNHESPRRGETFVTRKITRAVARIRKGLQKKLYLGNLEARRDWGFAPEYVECMTLLLQHDTPEDVVIGTGESRSVREFVEESFSYAGLDWREHVEIDPRYFRPTEVDHLLADASKARRLLGWEPRVTFRELVRIMVDCDLAALGETPPGAGVHALRKKGFGWTANRITPG
- a CDS encoding GDP-L-fucose synthase family protein, with translation MPYPRSGRLEGKIYIAGHRGLVGSALMRCLAAKGYEKILARSSRELDLRSEEATFRFFRRERPDYVFLAAAKVGGIGANSAFPADFLADNLRIQTNVLLAARETGCRKLLFLGSSCIYPRMAPQPIPEEALLTGPLEETNEPYAIAKIAGIVLARSLRRQYGMNCIAVMPTNLYGPEDNFDFETSHVLPALLRRFVEAKERGMPSVTLWGTGTARREFLHVDDLAEACCFLMENYNREDLVNIGTGEDLSIRELAELIRRIVGYAGEIRWDASRPDGTPRKLLDVSRIRALGWRHRISLEEGIRTTLAWYLASRNSAQAGER
- a CDS encoding glucose-1-phosphate thymidylyltransferase, which encodes MKGLVLAGGKGTRLRPVTYSLAKQLVPVANRPILHYVVENLIAAGIAQIGVVISPETGETIRKSLEEGHFDAEFTFILQEEPKGLAHAVRTARTFLEDGPFVMYLGDNLIGSGIGDLVERFRQREDEALILLKEVENPRMFGVVVTDREGNARRLVEKPSVPPSNLALVGVYLFGRRIFDAIDSLAPSARGEYEITDAIQTLVDWGIPVRTARLETWWLDTGKKDDLLEANRIVLDEWTRPDVRGTVLDSSIVGRVRIGEGALVERSVVRGPAVIGEGAVVRDARIGPFTSIGRGCCIEGSTVDYSVIMENARICGVERLDASLVGCRSRIVRRARRDMSMSLCVGDDAEIEV
- a CDS encoding thiamine pyrophosphate-binding protein, whose product is MKVAEYIAEFLVAQGVGHVFEFVGGAITHLLDALYGREDVRCVSVHHEQAGGFAAEAYARINGHLGVAMATSGPGALNLLTPIGSCFFDSVPCLFLTGQVNTYEYKFDSPVRQIGFQETDIVSVARPLTKYAKLVTDPATIRYELEKAVAIARSGRPGPVLLDLPMNVQRSLVNPQDLPRYTNGGASSREGSAIPRCRAEEMEEAFAFLAAARRPLFLVGGGVRSGGACEELETLVNHTRVPVVTSLLGRDAFPSNHEAFFGMIGVYGNRYANLAAANCDTLFVLGSRLDTRQTGTLPETFARGARIVHVDIDPAELAHARERVFRGREDKALSLHCHVRHFLRLFLEHLRNAEAGGTLKDFASERTDWLKTLQGYRALFPSGHMPETFAGGGQRRPDDEEGGGPLFSLPFADFFVERLSGHCPDDAVVCVDVGQHQMWAGQSFSIRRGQRLLFSGGMGAMGFALPAGIGAAFAAKTSRVIVLVGDGGLQVNIQELDILAYHRLPVTVVVLDNGCLGMVRQFQDLYFGGRRQSTVIGYSRPDFVRIAEAYGIPAWRVRAREETEEGLRRAMSVRGPSLLHVELPLETVVQPKLVVNHPVEDMSPSLDPAFLRSLLLVEPLEDGERS